The Paenibacillus sp. MBLB1832 genome has a window encoding:
- a CDS encoding ABC transporter ATP-binding protein has protein sequence MNGTIQSTPITIKHIRKSFGGTPILKDISFDIQPGEFFTLLGSSGCGKTTLLRCIAGFEKADSGSILFGDTDVLPLNPWEKNIGFVFQNYALWPHMTIFENIAYGLKMRKMDKKTIQEKVAWALDLINLSGAEGRYPGELSGGQQQRISIARALVLNPRVLLLDEPLSNLDAKLRIKMRKDIKEIQKRLGITSIYVTHDQEEALELSDRIAVMEKGNVMQVGTPEEIYETPANSFTANFVGRSNQIPGTIRGGTFYALGETPIPLRGLNRKDGDTLLCFRPENVRVSDSLHGFHVKALESSYRGNFVQGTVSLSDNVSFLVDWRERIEEGRALSVEISKYLFYDEEK, from the coding sequence GTGAACGGTACGATCCAATCGACGCCAATTACGATTAAGCATATACGCAAAAGCTTCGGGGGCACTCCGATTCTGAAGGACATCTCGTTCGATATTCAGCCAGGGGAATTTTTTACCCTGCTCGGATCGTCAGGCTGTGGCAAAACGACGCTGCTTCGCTGTATCGCAGGTTTCGAGAAAGCAGACAGCGGCAGTATCCTATTCGGTGACACGGATGTGCTTCCACTCAATCCGTGGGAGAAAAATATCGGTTTCGTTTTCCAGAACTATGCGCTGTGGCCGCATATGACGATTTTCGAAAATATTGCGTACGGCTTAAAAATGCGCAAGATGGACAAGAAAACGATCCAGGAAAAGGTAGCCTGGGCGCTTGATTTGATCAATTTGAGCGGTGCAGAGGGCCGCTACCCAGGCGAGCTAAGCGGAGGGCAGCAGCAGCGTATTTCTATTGCACGTGCGCTCGTGCTTAATCCGCGCGTACTCTTGCTTGATGAGCCGCTCAGTAATCTGGATGCTAAGCTGCGGATCAAAATGCGCAAAGATATCAAGGAAATTCAGAAGCGTCTTGGCATTACGTCGATCTATGTGACGCACGATCAAGAGGAAGCCTTAGAGCTATCTGACCGAATCGCCGTCATGGAGAAAGGCAACGTCATGCAGGTCGGCACTCCTGAGGAGATCTACGAGACACCAGCGAACAGCTTCACAGCTAACTTCGTCGGCCGCAGCAACCAGATTCCAGGGACGATTCGCGGAGGGACGTTTTACGCGCTTGGTGAAACCCCTATTCCGCTTCGCGGCCTGAATCGCAAGGATGGAGACACACTTCTCTGTTTCCGCCCTGAAAATGTTAGGGTGTCTGATTCTTTACATGGGTTTCATGTAAAAGCGTTGGAATCGAGTTACCGTGGTAACTTCGTACAAGGCACGGTTTCATTAAGCGATAATGTCAGCTTCCTAGTGGACTGGCGAGAAAGAATAGAAGAAGGCAGAGCTCTCTCCGTCGAGATCTCCAAATACCTCTTCTATGATGAGGAGAAATAA